One region of Niallia sp. Man26 genomic DNA includes:
- a CDS encoding helix-hairpin-helix domain-containing protein, with amino-acid sequence MKWITEHKLVLLLSAAIITLLVFHFITSANKTENLGIAAKELPVSDVEDKEKSGDETEIFVDVKGAVNNPGLYEAQLGERVMDIIARANGFAENAESDAVNLAERLKDEMVVYVPTEGEEQLHTPAGGGNEQGGLININEASAMELMTLPGIGEAKAAAIIEYREQNGGFKEKEELKEISGIGEKTLEKLLDLIRVN; translated from the coding sequence ATGAAATGGATTACAGAACATAAACTTGTTCTGCTGCTTAGTGCAGCAATTATCACACTGCTAGTATTTCACTTTATCACTTCAGCCAATAAGACAGAAAACTTAGGAATAGCAGCAAAGGAGTTGCCTGTATCAGATGTGGAGGATAAGGAGAAATCGGGGGATGAGACAGAAATTTTTGTCGATGTAAAGGGTGCTGTAAATAACCCAGGTCTGTATGAAGCGCAACTTGGGGAACGGGTGATGGATATTATTGCAAGGGCAAACGGGTTCGCGGAGAATGCAGAAAGTGATGCTGTAAATCTTGCAGAGCGATTGAAAGATGAAATGGTCGTTTACGTTCCGACAGAAGGGGAAGAGCAGCTTCACACTCCAGCTGGTGGGGGAAACGAGCAAGGCGGCTTGATAAACATCAATGAGGCGTCAGCCATGGAGTTAATGACATTGCCTGGGATCGGAGAAGCAAAGGCTGCAGCCATTATTGAATACAGAGAGCAAAATGGCGGCTTTAAGGAGAAGGAGGAATTAAAGGAAATAAGCGGCATTGGAGAAAAGACGTTGGAGAAGTTATTGGATTTAATAAGAGTGAACTAG
- a CDS encoding DNA internalization-related competence protein ComEC/Rec2, with protein sequence MNFLYNNILYFAVAALLAVLLANFSSLIFLLALIVFIFFLIIVKKWTIPLLLLLVFIGAIFFYRAHLDVKNNFSSLKSTQTNFSLTIMETTKIDGDKWTAVAKDNQSDEKLLLHYQLNTFQEKLDVTEQSFLGNTCVVSGQLAQPAAAANEGMFDYQLYLKRQSIHWVLQVKDITSCKELSFDLLSAIKVLREQGIAWIEAVFFENTAPVAIALLFGDRDYIASAIQNAYQKLGIVHLLAISGSHVLLLIGLGYYFLLRVGMTKERSITIILLILPAYTVLTGLSPSVIRAVSTASLMLLQRRWRLSSYSSIDLLSIAFLGYLFLFPKIVTDIGFQLSFIVSLFLLLSTSILKGEKQPVKIYLLTAYFCELSVLPFLLSYFYELLALSLLANLVYIPLFSILLPYFILVFFLSFLLPKVTIAFLYPIDKICQLSDWLVTKTADIPYITIIFGKPNNLELILYFCFIPVFFCLYEALPHLRKRAFLIPFCLLLFQYTGEFWSKYGEVTFINVGQGDSILINEPFNRGTYIIDTGGTMEYQKEEWQERENSYEVGEDTLVPYLKSKGITKIDKLVLTHGDMDHIGGSVALIKSIPVKQILMPKSSNQPNDKEKEIWELARQKNIPVFFVGEGDGWTNGNSVFQIIAPGRNTVNSSGENDGSIVISAQIGGLSWLFTGDIEENGEEMLLAAQSNLETDVLKVAHHGSKTSTTEAFLEEVNPDIAIISAGKNNRYGHPDKGVLKRLQAKKITVWRTDVNGTISFKFSQKKGTFFLQQP encoded by the coding sequence ATGAATTTTCTTTATAATAATATCCTCTATTTTGCCGTAGCCGCACTTCTGGCTGTTCTTTTAGCGAATTTCTCCTCTCTTATCTTCCTTCTTGCTTTAATTGTGTTCATATTCTTCCTGATTATTGTAAAGAAATGGACAATCCCCTTATTATTATTACTAGTTTTTATAGGTGCTATCTTTTTTTACAGGGCCCATTTAGATGTCAAAAATAATTTCTCCTCCTTAAAAAGTACCCAAACAAACTTTTCACTGACAATAATGGAAACAACTAAAATCGATGGTGACAAGTGGACAGCCGTTGCAAAAGACAATCAGTCTGATGAGAAGCTGCTGCTTCATTACCAATTAAACACTTTTCAAGAGAAGCTAGATGTTACGGAACAGTCTTTCCTTGGAAATACATGTGTGGTATCAGGGCAATTAGCGCAGCCGGCAGCAGCTGCCAATGAAGGAATGTTTGATTATCAGCTTTATTTAAAAAGGCAGTCCATTCATTGGGTATTACAAGTGAAGGATATCACCTCCTGTAAAGAGCTTAGCTTCGATTTGCTGTCTGCCATTAAAGTATTACGAGAGCAGGGAATCGCTTGGATTGAAGCCGTTTTTTTCGAAAATACGGCACCAGTTGCCATTGCTTTATTGTTTGGTGACAGGGATTATATAGCAAGTGCTATTCAAAACGCCTATCAAAAATTAGGGATTGTACATTTGCTGGCCATCTCAGGTTCTCATGTCCTGCTTTTGATTGGATTAGGTTATTATTTCCTGTTGAGAGTTGGTATGACGAAAGAGAGAAGCATCACGATAATATTGCTTATATTGCCTGCCTATACGGTTTTGACTGGTTTAAGTCCTTCTGTTATCCGAGCGGTCTCTACTGCCAGCCTAATGCTTCTCCAGAGGAGGTGGCGGCTATCGAGTTACTCCTCGATCGATTTGCTGAGTATCGCGTTCCTCGGTTATCTTTTTCTGTTTCCGAAAATTGTGACTGATATCGGCTTCCAATTGTCCTTTATCGTCAGCTTGTTTTTATTGCTGAGTACGTCTATTCTTAAAGGCGAAAAGCAGCCGGTGAAAATATATCTGCTTACTGCTTATTTTTGCGAGCTTTCTGTGCTGCCCTTTCTATTGAGTTATTTTTATGAGCTTCTTGCTTTGTCACTCCTTGCAAACCTTGTATATATCCCCCTTTTTTCGATTCTGCTCCCATACTTCATCCTTGTATTTTTTCTATCGTTCCTTTTACCTAAAGTCACCATAGCTTTTCTTTACCCCATAGACAAAATATGTCAGCTGTCAGACTGGCTTGTAACAAAAACAGCAGACATTCCCTATATTACGATTATTTTCGGTAAACCGAACAATCTTGAATTGATACTGTATTTTTGTTTCATACCAGTGTTTTTCTGCCTTTATGAAGCATTGCCCCATTTGAGAAAACGTGCATTTTTAATCCCCTTTTGCTTGCTCTTATTTCAATACACAGGAGAATTTTGGAGTAAATATGGGGAAGTTACTTTTATTAATGTTGGACAAGGAGATAGTATTCTTATTAATGAGCCGTTCAATAGGGGGACATATATAATTGATACAGGCGGTACAATGGAATATCAAAAAGAAGAATGGCAGGAAAGAGAGAATAGTTATGAGGTCGGTGAAGATACTCTAGTTCCGTACTTAAAAAGCAAAGGAATTACCAAAATTGACAAGCTAGTTCTTACCCATGGTGATATGGATCATATTGGCGGAAGTGTTGCGCTAATAAAGAGCATTCCAGTTAAACAGATTCTTATGCCTAAATCTAGTAACCAACCAAATGATAAGGAAAAGGAAATATGGGAGCTGGCAAGGCAGAAAAATATTCCTGTCTTTTTTGTAGGAGAGGGAGATGGCTGGACAAATGGAAATTCCGTTTTTCAAATTATTGCACCAGGTAGGAATACTGTGAACAGCAGCGGTGAGAACGATGGATCAATTGTCATTTCTGCACAAATTGGAGGGCTGTCATGGCTGTTTACAGGGGATATAGAAGAAAATGGGGAGGAAATGCTCCTTGCCGCACAATCCAATCTAGAAACAGATGTACTTAAAGTAGCCCATCATGGCAGCAAAACCTCCACTACAGAAGCATTTCTGGAAGAAGTGAATCCTGATATTGCCATTATCTCAGCAGGAAAAAACAACCGTTACGGCCATCCGGATAAGGGGGTGCTTAAACGTTTACAAGCAAAAAAGATAACTGTGTGGAGAACAGATGTGAATGGAACCATTTCTTTTAAATTTTCTCAAAAAAAAGGCACCTTTTTTTTGCAACAGCCATAA
- a CDS encoding class I SAM-dependent methyltransferase has translation MSYQKFAYLYDRLMDDVPYDKWVEILIAAKEEYQIEGSKLLDLACGTGELSVRLAEKGFTVTGADLSSDMLSVAQNKAAEQGLSVFFMEQDMSELEDLPLFDIIGIFCDSLNYLQTEEQVVNTFKGVYEHLDEGGLFLFDVHSLYKMNHLFKNQTYALNDEDVSLIWLCYEGEYPDSVEHDLSFFQLDEASQKYDRYDELHFQRTYSVEQYSSWLINAGFSILKVTADFHDGELGEDAERIFFYCRK, from the coding sequence ATGAGTTATCAGAAATTCGCTTATCTATATGACAGGTTGATGGATGACGTTCCATACGATAAGTGGGTTGAGATTCTGATAGCTGCAAAAGAGGAATACCAAATTGAAGGCAGCAAGCTTCTGGACCTAGCGTGCGGAACAGGGGAGCTGTCTGTCAGGCTGGCGGAAAAGGGCTTTACGGTAACAGGAGCAGATCTCTCTTCTGATATGCTCAGTGTTGCCCAAAACAAAGCTGCAGAACAAGGACTTTCCGTGTTTTTTATGGAGCAGGATATGTCTGAGCTTGAAGACCTGCCTTTATTTGATATTATCGGTATATTTTGCGACTCATTGAACTATTTGCAAACAGAAGAACAAGTGGTAAACACCTTTAAAGGGGTGTATGAGCATTTAGATGAAGGCGGGTTATTTTTGTTCGATGTTCATTCTTTATATAAAATGAACCATTTGTTCAAAAACCAAACATACGCACTAAATGATGAAGATGTCAGTCTCATCTGGTTGTGTTATGAAGGGGAGTATCCTGACAGTGTGGAACATGATTTATCTTTTTTCCAGCTTGACGAGGCTTCCCAAAAATATGATCGTTATGATGAACTGCATTTTCAGCGGACTTATTCTGTTGAGCAATATAGCAGTTGGCTAATAAATGCCGGCTTTTCTATTTTGAAGGTAACAGCAGATTTCCATGATGGAGAATTAGGGGAAGATGCGGAAAGAATCTTCTTTTATTGCCGGAAGTAA
- the rsfS gene encoding ribosome silencing factor: protein MDERNLLLTAVKAADDKRAENIVALNMKGISLVSDYFVICHGNSDKQVQAIASEIKDKCEEIGVPVKRLEGYQEAKWILVDLGDIVVHVFHRDERTYYNLERLWGDAPAENIQSEIGQ, encoded by the coding sequence ATGGATGAACGCAATTTGCTTCTGACTGCAGTTAAAGCAGCAGATGATAAAAGAGCAGAAAATATAGTGGCATTAAATATGAAAGGTATCTCTCTTGTTTCGGATTATTTCGTGATTTGCCACGGTAATTCCGATAAGCAGGTACAAGCAATTGCCAGCGAAATTAAAGATAAATGTGAAGAAATCGGTGTTCCTGTAAAACGACTAGAAGGATACCAAGAAGCAAAATGGATTCTTGTAGATCTTGGGGATATTGTTGTCCATGTGTTCCACCGTGATGAAAGAACATATTATAACTTGGAAAGATTATGGGGCGATGCGCCGGCTGAAAATATTCAAAGCGAGATCGGACAATGA
- a CDS encoding ComE operon protein 2, whose amino-acid sequence MDRLSWNEYFMAQSELLALRSTCTRLAVGATIVRDKRIIAGGYNGSIAGGVHCIDEGCYVIDHHCVRTIHAEMNAILQCAKFGVATSMADIYVTHFPCLQCCKAIVQAGIKTVYYAHDYKNHPYALELFQQANVHVEKVEAQQVIFDEKHKEKKLLVKQLLNQLKESGEDSEGIEELEKQAEELFSIIPTETSSV is encoded by the coding sequence ATGGATAGATTATCATGGAATGAATATTTTATGGCACAGAGCGAATTGCTTGCCTTAAGAAGCACATGCACAAGGCTTGCTGTTGGTGCAACGATTGTAAGAGATAAGCGGATTATCGCCGGGGGCTATAATGGCAGCATTGCCGGAGGCGTGCACTGTATTGATGAAGGCTGTTATGTCATTGATCATCATTGTGTTCGCACCATTCACGCAGAAATGAATGCGATATTACAATGCGCTAAATTCGGTGTGGCGACATCCATGGCAGATATTTATGTTACGCATTTTCCGTGCCTGCAATGCTGTAAGGCAATTGTACAGGCTGGCATAAAAACTGTTTATTATGCTCATGACTATAAAAATCATCCATATGCGCTAGAGTTGTTTCAACAGGCAAATGTGCATGTTGAAAAGGTAGAAGCACAGCAGGTTATTTTTGATGAGAAGCATAAGGAAAAGAAACTGCTTGTAAAGCAATTGCTGAATCAGTTGAAAGAGAGCGGGGAAGACAGCGAGGGAATCGAGGAATTAGAAAAGCAAGCAGAAGAACTGTTCTCCATCATACCTACAGAAACTTCTTCTGTTTAA
- the comER gene encoding late competence protein ComER produces MKIGMIGTGNMGKILIEALLDSKAISPEDMLIQNRTLAKAFQIKEAYPAVTVLKTAKKIAESADLIFLCVKPHDIFSVAAEITPHISSDKCVVSITSPINTEQLEYMLPCSVARIIPSITNRAQCGVALFSYGSKCTQEWKQGLNTLFSHFSTPIEIEENITRVASDIVSCGPAFFSYLTQRFIDGAVEETDIDAETATKLASEMLIGLGQLLNKGYYTLPTLQAKVSVKGGVTGEGINVLERELGDTFNQLFQATQHKFEEDLKMVKNSLLINKHR; encoded by the coding sequence GTGAAAATAGGAATGATTGGAACAGGTAATATGGGGAAGATTCTTATTGAAGCATTGCTTGACAGTAAGGCTATTTCTCCTGAAGATATGCTGATTCAAAACCGGACACTCGCAAAAGCATTTCAGATCAAAGAGGCATATCCGGCTGTCACAGTTTTAAAAACTGCCAAAAAAATTGCGGAAAGTGCTGATCTTATTTTTTTATGCGTCAAACCGCATGACATCTTTAGTGTAGCAGCAGAAATTACTCCACATATTTCATCCGATAAATGTGTTGTTTCGATTACTAGTCCTATCAACACAGAGCAGCTTGAATATATGCTGCCATGCTCTGTTGCCCGGATTATTCCGAGCATCACCAACAGGGCGCAATGTGGTGTGGCGTTATTTTCATACGGAAGCAAGTGCACACAAGAATGGAAGCAAGGATTAAATACACTGTTTAGTCACTTTTCCACTCCAATTGAGATTGAGGAGAATATTACAAGAGTTGCATCCGATATCGTAAGCTGCGGACCTGCTTTCTTCAGCTACTTGACACAGCGTTTTATAGACGGAGCTGTCGAGGAAACAGATATCGATGCGGAAACTGCCACAAAGCTAGCAAGTGAAATGTTAATTGGACTCGGTCAGCTGTTAAATAAAGGCTATTACACCTTGCCGACACTGCAGGCGAAAGTAAGTGTAAAAGGCGGAGTTACGGGAGAAGGCATCAATGTGTTAGAGAGAGAACTCGGAGATACGTTTAACCAGTTGTTTCAGGCGACACAACATAAGTTCGAAGAGGATTTAAAGATGGTGAAAAATTCGTTATTGATCAATAAACACCGATAG